One window from the genome of Pseudonocardia hierapolitana encodes:
- a CDS encoding DUF4230 domain-containing protein, translating into MAQRLLEPDTSTWSGRLRRRRPPLKLLAAVAALAIALPVGAQLAGMFPALSATFAPKTVDRGPAPLMAALSDISEYHAATGTFQVLVDIERDTPHIPALISGERTTLFATGHVDALVDLSGLGPDRVNASADQSAVTFTLPPARLAPSTLDPAATRVVGRERGVVERLAGVLQNNPVDDEDLYQLAARKLDETARASDLTARAEANTRDMLTSLARSLGYEQVTVTFGEPL; encoded by the coding sequence ATGGCGCAGCGACTGCTCGAGCCCGACACCAGTACGTGGAGCGGCCGGCTGCGTCGCAGGCGACCTCCGCTCAAGCTCCTCGCGGCCGTCGCGGCGCTGGCGATCGCGCTGCCGGTCGGCGCACAGCTCGCAGGGATGTTCCCGGCGCTGTCCGCCACCTTCGCGCCGAAGACCGTGGACCGGGGCCCGGCCCCACTGATGGCCGCGCTGAGCGACATCTCCGAGTACCACGCCGCCACCGGCACGTTCCAGGTGCTCGTCGACATCGAACGCGACACCCCGCACATCCCCGCGCTGATCAGCGGCGAACGCACGACGCTGTTCGCCACCGGCCACGTCGACGCACTGGTCGACCTCTCCGGGCTGGGGCCGGATCGGGTGAACGCGTCCGCCGACCAGAGCGCCGTGACCTTCACCCTGCCACCCGCGCGGCTGGCGCCGTCCACCCTCGACCCGGCGGCCACCCGGGTGGTCGGCCGCGAGCGTGGCGTCGTCGAGCGGCTCGCGGGTGTCCTGCAGAACAACCCCGTCGACGACGAGGACCTCTACCAGCTGGCGGCGCGCAAACTGGACGAGACCGCGCGGGCGAGCGACCTCACCGCTCGCGCCGAGGCCAACACCCGCGACATGCTGACGTCGCTGGCACGCTCGCTCGGGTACGAGCAGGTCACGGTGACGTTCGGCGAACCACTCTGA